Proteins encoded together in one Candidatus Neomarinimicrobiota bacterium window:
- the murB gene encoding UDP-N-acetylmuramate dehydrogenase, which yields MTQLKSMIKGSFLENEPMSIHTSYGIGGPAKAFITPKNKEDLSFALQCAHQHQIPVYFVGSGSNLLVSDDGIDGIVFTLGKSFTHLEIEGIHISAESGVMLGKMVKEATSHNLTGLENLIGVPGTVGGALVMNAGAFGGEISNVLKSIEVMTLEGQLKNYSVNDIEFSYRHSTFNEDEIIIHAEFELTIADHETIQNEKIKASQGRKKNQPLRFRSAGSVFKNPKGDKAAGFLIDKAGLKGTRSGDAEISTHHANFFINHGQAKAMDIVTLIQLARKEVYDKFGVKLDLEIKTLGFHPETFTV from the coding sequence ATGACGCAGTTAAAATCCATGATAAAAGGATCATTTCTCGAAAATGAACCGATGTCTATTCATACTTCTTACGGCATTGGCGGACCGGCAAAAGCATTTATTACACCAAAAAATAAAGAAGATCTTTCATTTGCGCTACAATGTGCACATCAACATCAGATTCCGGTTTACTTTGTTGGATCAGGATCTAATTTACTGGTAAGTGATGATGGGATTGATGGAATAGTCTTTACGCTTGGGAAATCATTTACACATTTAGAAATCGAAGGAATTCATATTTCCGCAGAATCCGGTGTTATGCTTGGAAAAATGGTGAAAGAAGCTACAAGTCACAACCTGACCGGATTGGAGAATTTGATAGGAGTCCCTGGAACAGTAGGCGGTGCATTGGTTATGAATGCTGGTGCATTTGGGGGAGAAATTTCTAATGTTCTCAAATCTATAGAAGTCATGACCTTGGAAGGACAATTAAAAAATTATTCTGTTAACGACATTGAATTCAGCTACCGGCATTCTACTTTTAATGAGGATGAAATTATTATACATGCAGAGTTTGAATTAACAATAGCGGATCATGAAACCATTCAGAATGAGAAAATTAAGGCAAGCCAAGGACGGAAGAAAAATCAGCCTCTACGGTTCCGTTCTGCAGGTAGCGTATTTAAAAATCCAAAAGGGGATAAAGCTGCTGGATTCCTTATAGATAAAGCCGGACTCAAAGGTACACGCTCTGGCGATGCAGAAATTTCTACTCATCATGCTAATTTTTTTATCAATCATGGACAGGCAAAAGCTATGGACATCGTTACACTGATCCAACTTGCAAGGAAAGAAGTCTATGATAAATTTGGGGTCAAACTTGATCTTGAAATAAAGACATTAGGATTTCACCCGGAAACCTTTACAGTATGA
- a CDS encoding FtsQ-type POTRA domain-containing protein — protein MKNNRQLMVKLALFAGLLGFVGFAWAAIAWSSETELFRIEQIQINGKTVIDKDDYIEILGDWEGLSTREIHQSDIRLAFESHPFVEAVRVSKQYPKTIRIDLVERNPVAFINMKPLVMVDRLGVILPAKGISDHYDIPYFSGFNPDKALYPPGFETRSQKMQEAVGILSRIKREYVSLYNNISEVTLSGNDEYIFILAERPTRIILGKNNPWQKLEVLREFESALEQPHGITLFKQIDLRHQNQVVTRTWS, from the coding sequence ATGAAAAATAATCGTCAATTGATGGTTAAACTCGCTCTTTTTGCAGGATTGTTGGGTTTTGTAGGATTTGCTTGGGCAGCAATTGCTTGGTCTTCCGAAACAGAACTTTTTAGAATTGAGCAAATTCAAATTAACGGAAAAACAGTCATTGATAAAGACGACTATATTGAAATTCTTGGCGATTGGGAAGGATTGTCCACCCGCGAGATTCACCAGTCAGATATTCGGTTAGCGTTTGAATCTCATCCCTTTGTCGAGGCTGTTCGTGTCAGTAAGCAATACCCAAAAACTATTCGCATCGATCTTGTAGAAAGGAATCCGGTTGCCTTTATCAATATGAAACCATTAGTGATGGTTGATAGATTGGGTGTTATCCTTCCTGCAAAGGGAATTTCTGATCATTATGATATTCCCTATTTCTCTGGATTTAACCCTGACAAAGCATTATATCCTCCAGGTTTCGAGACACGTTCACAAAAAATGCAAGAAGCCGTCGGGATCCTTTCAAGAATCAAACGCGAATATGTGTCTCTTTATAATAATATTTCGGAAGTAACTCTGAGCGGGAATGATGAATATATCTTCATATTAGCAGAACGGCCGACCCGAATTATTCTGGGGAAAAACAATCCGTGGCAAAAGCTTGAAGTATTACGGGAATTTGAATCTGCCCTGGAACAACCTCATGGAATAACCTTATTTAAACAAATTGATCTCAGACATCAAAATCAAGTGGTAACCCGTACATGGTCATGA
- the ftsA gene encoding cell division protein FtsA yields MKNFSLPIDKNIFVGIDVGSSKICCTISGIDPIEGTFQLLGIGTSSSSGVKMGSITHRDNLISEMEIAMREAETMAGAKVDSAIISISSEQIRGINTQGAIAIQKNQMSNVPIQHEITESDIQKVVDLAKGISLPIDRDILHVLPQEYMIDTLDKIKDPVGMSGHRLEAHVHLITVGTTAATNVANCAQELGIVVDGLVFQGLASGAAVLDQDEKDLGVALVDLGEGTSDLAIYHEGGIRHTSVLGIGSGNITNDIAVMLQVGMEEAKQIKETYGSAKASMSSPELEFDLPVKNGGLARKISEHELSRYVEARTEEILRLVKRDIIRAGLKDNLTYGVVLTGGGANLKNIIGLAEEVLELPVRIGKPKGIQDSVGVASDPQFSAAVGLGIWRYRPDELQSNYEIESPIQNTMRKVIEWFKDFF; encoded by the coding sequence ATGAAAAATTTCAGTCTTCCAATAGATAAAAATATCTTTGTAGGGATTGATGTTGGATCCTCAAAGATCTGCTGTACCATATCTGGTATTGATCCAATTGAGGGTACATTTCAGTTGTTGGGAATTGGAACTAGTTCTTCTTCAGGAGTCAAAATGGGATCAATTACTCATCGGGACAATCTTATTTCAGAAATGGAAATTGCAATGAGAGAAGCTGAAACGATGGCCGGTGCTAAAGTTGATTCCGCAATTATAAGTATTTCTTCGGAACAAATCAGAGGAATCAATACTCAAGGCGCCATCGCTATTCAAAAAAATCAAATGAGCAATGTTCCAATTCAACATGAAATTACCGAATCCGATATTCAAAAAGTTGTAGATCTTGCAAAAGGAATATCGCTCCCGATCGACAGAGATATTCTGCATGTTCTTCCTCAGGAATACATGATAGATACTCTTGATAAAATAAAGGATCCTGTTGGAATGTCTGGACACCGCCTCGAAGCCCATGTCCATCTCATTACTGTTGGAACTACAGCCGCAACCAACGTTGCCAACTGTGCACAAGAACTAGGTATTGTCGTGGACGGACTAGTTTTTCAAGGATTGGCATCGGGCGCAGCAGTTTTAGATCAAGATGAAAAAGATCTAGGCGTTGCTCTTGTTGACCTTGGCGAAGGCACATCCGATTTAGCTATTTATCATGAAGGCGGAATTCGTCATACATCAGTTTTAGGGATTGGTTCTGGAAATATCACAAACGATATTGCAGTTATGTTACAAGTTGGAATGGAAGAAGCAAAACAAATAAAAGAAACCTATGGCTCAGCAAAAGCATCTATGTCCTCCCCAGAATTAGAATTTGATTTACCTGTAAAAAATGGCGGGTTAGCACGAAAAATTTCTGAACATGAATTATCTCGATATGTAGAAGCACGTACTGAAGAAATATTGCGATTGGTAAAACGAGATATCATCCGTGCTGGATTGAAAGACAATCTTACCTATGGTGTGGTACTCACCGGAGGCGGGGCAAACCTGAAAAATATTATAGGTCTTGCAGAAGAAGTACTTGAATTGCCGGTGAGAATTGGAAAACCAAAAGGGATCCAAGATTCAGTTGGTGTTGCTTCGGATCCACAATTCTCAGCAGCAGTCGGATTGGGTATTTGGCGTTATCGGCCAGATGAGCTCCAATCCAATTATGAAATAGAATCACCCATACAAAACACTATGAGAAAAGTTATAGAATGGTTCAAAGACTTTTTTTAA
- the ftsZ gene encoding cell division protein FtsZ translates to MLFEFDPQEDQQAKLRVVGIGGAGGNAVNRMIQSGMQGVDFITINTDAQDLENNAAEQKIQIGKNLTKGLGAGAKADVGKVAMEDDREAITAMLEGSDMVFITAGMGGGTGTGAAPVIGQISKELGILTVGIVTLPFNFEGPKRMNRALNGIEELRKSCDTVIGIPNQKLMSIVDKSTTVIEAFQLADSILNQATKGISDLINVHGLINLDFADVETIMKNMGDAIMGTGQASGEERAVLAAQQAISSPLLDDSTIGGAQGVLVNITGGPDLTLMEVDDASGIIFEEAGKGVNLIFGAVIDPALTDEIRVTVIATGFNHKKSIEMSHEHVVDEDPPRHKETHILSDQMNVPLHQKEEEIPAISLPPAILKKEIIEGSVIYGNDLDIPAFIRRQHE, encoded by the coding sequence ATGTTATTTGAATTCGATCCACAAGAAGATCAACAAGCGAAATTGAGAGTTGTCGGAATTGGCGGAGCAGGCGGGAATGCTGTCAATCGAATGATCCAATCCGGGATGCAAGGCGTTGACTTCATTACTATAAATACCGATGCACAAGATCTGGAAAACAATGCTGCAGAGCAAAAGATTCAAATCGGTAAAAATTTGACTAAAGGCCTAGGCGCAGGTGCAAAAGCCGATGTCGGAAAAGTGGCAATGGAAGATGACAGGGAAGCTATTACTGCCATGCTAGAAGGCTCGGATATGGTTTTTATTACTGCCGGAATGGGTGGTGGAACCGGAACCGGAGCTGCGCCCGTTATTGGACAAATATCTAAAGAGTTGGGAATCCTCACCGTCGGAATTGTTACACTTCCCTTTAATTTTGAAGGACCAAAACGGATGAATCGCGCGCTTAATGGTATCGAAGAACTCAGGAAAAGTTGTGATACGGTGATAGGAATTCCAAACCAAAAGCTAATGTCAATTGTAGATAAAAGCACTACAGTTATAGAAGCTTTCCAATTGGCTGATTCTATCCTAAATCAGGCAACGAAAGGAATCTCGGATCTCATTAATGTACATGGACTCATCAATCTCGATTTCGCCGATGTTGAAACAATTATGAAAAATATGGGAGATGCTATCATGGGAACAGGGCAAGCAAGTGGCGAAGAACGAGCAGTTTTGGCAGCACAACAGGCGATATCCAGTCCATTACTTGACGATTCAACCATTGGCGGTGCTCAAGGCGTTTTGGTTAATATAACCGGAGGGCCTGATTTGACCCTTATGGAAGTAGATGATGCATCCGGGATTATCTTTGAAGAAGCCGGAAAAGGAGTCAATCTTATTTTTGGTGCTGTGATTGACCCGGCATTAACTGATGAAATCCGTGTCACAGTCATCGCTACTGGATTTAACCATAAAAAATCTATTGAGATGAGTCATGAACATGTCGTAGATGAAGATCCACCTCGACACAAGGAAACGCATATTCTTTCTGACCAAATGAATGTTCCTCTTCATCAAAAAGAAGAAGAAATACCAGCAATATCCTTACCACCAGCTATTCTAAAAAAGGAAATAATTGAAGGATCGGTTATTTATGGCAATGATTTAGATATTCCGGCTTTTATACGCCGACAGCATGAATAA
- a CDS encoding family 10 glycosylhydrolase, with product MIKQRRNLKVTLTKFMKNWFILRRAANIVALLFLYNNLNAEVSLFQHRYLWIVRDAMTSEKKISAAVKYADQNGFNHILVQVRGRGDAYYKSGIVPKSIFIEESEFDPLADILLKAKLRGIKVHAWVNTYLIWSKNKIPTQRTHLLFKNSDWLDSNGKGSISFPNDIKQYKPENGDEGFYLAPHHPEVNKYLLSVFRELVAKYDLDGIHLDYVRFQNSSYGRNQTAMSVFLKKGGIDPGKSLSDLAPDYSERQALAEWSDYRRQAITKFVRDVSKMIKVIRPTCQLSAAVKPNLYQARNVFLQEWDVWLAAGYLDWAMPMNYTPDLRTFADNVNIIYDHLPARYREKIIMGIGTYNQSPLDAADKVTYTSITRFRGISLFSYNSLNKNPRYIQEIRDRIFPFLKEK from the coding sequence ATGATAAAACAAAGAAGAAATCTAAAGGTGACTCTGACTAAATTTATGAAAAATTGGTTTATATTAAGAAGGGCGGCTAACATAGTTGCCCTTCTTTTTTTATACAATAATTTGAATGCAGAAGTGTCTCTTTTTCAACATCGCTACCTTTGGATTGTACGCGATGCAATGACATCTGAAAAGAAAATTTCCGCTGCAGTAAAATATGCAGATCAGAATGGTTTCAATCATATACTTGTTCAGGTTAGGGGAAGGGGAGATGCTTATTATAAATCAGGAATTGTTCCGAAAAGTATTTTTATTGAAGAATCTGAATTTGATCCCTTAGCTGATATTCTTTTGAAAGCAAAATTACGTGGAATTAAAGTACATGCATGGGTAAATACCTATTTAATATGGTCCAAAAACAAAATACCAACACAGCGTACCCACCTACTATTCAAGAATTCTGATTGGCTTGATTCTAACGGAAAGGGATCGATATCCTTTCCCAATGATATAAAACAGTATAAACCTGAAAATGGTGACGAAGGGTTTTATCTTGCTCCACACCATCCTGAAGTGAACAAATACCTATTAAGCGTCTTCAGAGAATTGGTGGCTAAGTATGATCTTGATGGAATTCATCTTGATTATGTTCGTTTTCAAAATAGTAGTTATGGTCGCAATCAAACGGCCATGTCGGTATTTTTAAAAAAAGGGGGGATTGATCCAGGGAAAAGTTTATCTGATTTAGCACCTGATTATTCCGAGAGGCAAGCTCTAGCAGAATGGTCAGACTATCGCCGACAAGCAATAACAAAATTTGTTCGTGATGTCAGCAAAATGATAAAAGTAATTCGACCTACTTGTCAACTTTCTGCCGCTGTAAAACCAAATTTATATCAAGCGCGTAACGTATTTTTACAGGAATGGGATGTATGGTTAGCAGCAGGATATTTGGATTGGGCAATGCCAATGAATTATACACCAGATTTAAGGACTTTTGCAGATAACGTTAATATTATTTATGATCATTTACCCGCGCGGTATAGGGAAAAAATAATTATGGGAATTGGTACATACAATCAATCACCATTAGATGCAGCAGATAAAGTAACCTACACAAGTATTACACGCTTTCGCGGGATTTCTTTATTCTCCTATAATTCTTTGAATAAAAACCCACGGTATATTCAAGAAATCCGTGATCGTATTTTTCCATTCTTAAAAGAAAAGTAA
- the rplQ gene encoding 50S ribosomal protein L17: MRHLKKGRILGRNPAHRKATMRNMAVNLIEHRKMKTTDAKAKELRRFIEPLITKARNADMNTIRQLMKILPRKNTVQKLIKEIAPEFVDRPGGYTRITKLGFRDNDRAPVSLIEFVGMESGQPSEDVNDKTKKKSKGDSD, translated from the coding sequence ATGAGGCACCTGAAAAAAGGTAGAATACTCGGACGGAATCCAGCGCATAGGAAAGCCACTATGCGGAACATGGCGGTGAATCTTATTGAGCATCGAAAAATGAAAACAACGGATGCTAAAGCAAAGGAACTCCGAAGATTCATTGAACCCCTGATTACTAAAGCTCGGAATGCGGATATGAATACAATCCGTCAGCTCATGAAGATTCTACCACGTAAAAATACGGTACAAAAACTAATCAAAGAAATCGCTCCCGAATTTGTCGATCGCCCAGGCGGATATACTCGTATTACAAAACTAGGATTTAGAGATAACGATAGAGCGCCCGTCTCTTTGATAGAATTTGTTGGAATGGAAAGCGGACAACCATCTGAAGATGTCAATGATAAAACAAAGAAGAAATCTAAAGGTGACTCTGACTAA
- a CDS encoding DNA-directed RNA polymerase subunit alpha produces MAIDLKLKIEFDKKSLTDTFGTFSVQPLDRGYGVTIGNALRRILMTCIPGAAITNIKMDGVLHEFSTIKGVKEDVMDIIQNLKGVRFKLTDSNPDKVRVKMKGKGTFTAAEIQKVSDQFEILNPDHYITDLNSSGKIDMEIRVGIGRGYVSADENYLPNAPIGMVSIDSIFNPVRNVTFDIKPVPGAKDPIEILTMEIETDGSITPMDAVSHSSTVLIEHFNAIEAIAKPQVLEVSEGMNEEVLQIRELLKRTIDEMELSVRSHNCLQAAGIKYIYELVSKEESAMLKYKNFGRKSLTELIEKLDGMGLSFGMDVDDYLKEDI; encoded by the coding sequence ATGGCTATTGATTTAAAACTAAAAATTGAATTTGATAAAAAGTCTCTGACAGATACTTTTGGCACATTTAGTGTTCAACCCTTAGACAGGGGGTATGGCGTCACTATTGGGAATGCTCTTCGGCGTATTCTTATGACCTGCATACCCGGTGCTGCAATTACGAATATCAAAATGGATGGCGTCCTTCATGAATTTTCTACCATTAAAGGTGTTAAAGAAGATGTGATGGACATTATTCAAAATCTAAAAGGTGTTCGTTTTAAACTAACCGATAGCAATCCAGATAAAGTCCGTGTGAAAATGAAAGGAAAAGGAACTTTTACTGCTGCTGAAATCCAAAAAGTAAGCGATCAATTTGAAATTCTCAATCCGGATCATTATATCACAGATTTGAATTCATCAGGAAAGATTGACATGGAAATTCGCGTTGGAATTGGTCGCGGATATGTCTCGGCAGATGAAAATTATTTACCAAATGCTCCCATTGGCATGGTTTCGATTGATAGCATTTTTAATCCGGTCCGAAATGTGACTTTTGATATAAAACCGGTTCCGGGTGCTAAAGATCCAATTGAAATTCTAACAATGGAAATTGAAACGGATGGTTCGATTACTCCAATGGATGCAGTGAGTCATTCAAGCACAGTTTTGATTGAACATTTTAATGCGATTGAAGCAATTGCAAAACCACAAGTTCTTGAGGTTAGCGAAGGAATGAATGAGGAAGTACTTCAAATTCGTGAACTTCTAAAACGAACGATTGACGAAATGGAACTATCTGTCCGATCCCATAACTGCCTGCAAGCTGCTGGAATAAAATATATTTACGAGCTTGTTAGTAAAGAAGAATCTGCAATGTTGAAATACAAAAACTTTGGACGAAAATCTCTGACAGAACTCATTGAGAAGTTAGATGGAATGGGGCTTTCGTTTGGTATGGATGTTGATGACTATTTGAAAGAAGATATCTAA
- the rpsD gene encoding 30S ribosomal protein S4, with product MAKSTTPRGKLVRKFGENIFGNPKYDRLLNRKSYIPGQHGPNRRKRKSKYGEQLQEKQKVKFMYGVLEKQFRNYFQKAEGMSGETGTNLLQLLESRLDNVVYRLGFASTRTQARQMVSHAHFLVNGQKTNIPSFRVKDGYEIQVRDRSKKMDMILDSLKRIKGDIALPWLELDKAKMKGTFLVMPEREDMELTVNEQLIVELYSK from the coding sequence ATGGCAAAATCAACAACACCAAGAGGAAAACTTGTTCGAAAATTTGGGGAAAATATTTTCGGGAATCCGAAATATGATCGCCTTTTAAACCGAAAATCGTATATACCTGGACAGCATGGACCGAATAGACGGAAGCGAAAATCAAAATATGGTGAACAGCTTCAAGAAAAACAAAAGGTCAAATTCATGTATGGTGTACTCGAAAAACAATTCCGTAATTATTTTCAAAAGGCCGAAGGTATGAGTGGTGAAACAGGAACAAACCTCCTTCAGCTTTTAGAGTCTCGTTTAGATAATGTAGTTTATCGTTTGGGTTTTGCTTCCACCAGAACACAAGCACGGCAAATGGTAAGTCATGCGCATTTTTTAGTAAATGGGCAAAAAACAAATATCCCGTCATTTCGGGTAAAGGACGGATATGAAATTCAGGTTAGAGATCGTAGTAAGAAAATGGATATGATTCTAGATTCTCTAAAAAGAATTAAAGGCGATATTGCGCTTCCTTGGCTTGAATTAGATAAAGCTAAAATGAAAGGCACCTTCTTAGTAATGCCGGAACGCGAAGATATGGAACTAACTGTAAATGAACAGCTTATTGTTGAGCTGTATTCAAAATAA
- the rpsK gene encoding 30S ribosomal protein S11 — protein sequence MANKPTKSKKKKDQVEAAGVAHIKATFNNTHITLTTKIGNVITWKTAGTSGFKGSRKSTAFAATQAAEIAAKEAMALGLLTIDVKVKGPGSGREAAIRALAVAGLEITSIQDVTPLPHNGCRPPKRRRV from the coding sequence TTGGCTAACAAACCAACAAAAAGTAAAAAGAAAAAAGACCAAGTAGAAGCTGCAGGTGTAGCTCATATTAAGGCTACTTTTAACAATACTCATATTACACTCACGACAAAAATTGGAAATGTGATTACTTGGAAAACCGCAGGTACATCTGGTTTCAAAGGTTCACGAAAAAGTACAGCCTTTGCCGCTACCCAAGCAGCAGAAATTGCAGCTAAGGAAGCAATGGCGCTTGGACTTTTAACTATTGATGTTAAGGTCAAAGGACCCGGATCCGGGCGCGAAGCTGCCATTAGGGCACTTGCAGTTGCCGGGCTTGAAATTACTTCAATTCAGGATGTGACTCCATTACCACATAACGGTTGCAGACCTCCTAAAAGACGAAGAGTTTGA
- the rpsM gene encoding 30S ribosomal protein S13, which produces MARIAGIDIPRNKKVPFSLSYIYGIGITTGFKICEAANIDPDSRVDDLSEDQVTALRTAITDLGIIVEGESRTTASMNIKRLKDIGSYKGLRHRRGMPVNGQRTKTNARTRKGKKRTVGLGKGTVEKKG; this is translated from the coding sequence GTGGCACGTATTGCTGGAATTGATATTCCCCGGAATAAAAAAGTACCATTTTCCCTGAGTTACATTTATGGAATCGGGATAACGACGGGTTTCAAAATTTGTGAAGCCGCTAATATTGATCCTGATTCAAGGGTTGATGATCTCAGTGAGGATCAGGTAACGGCGTTAAGAACTGCTATCACTGATCTTGGAATTATTGTGGAAGGTGAATCGAGAACAACTGCATCCATGAATATAAAACGATTAAAGGATATAGGAAGTTATAAAGGACTTCGCCATCGTCGTGGAATGCCAGTAAACGGGCAGAGGACAAAAACCAACGCTCGAACTAGAAAAGGGAAAAAACGGACAGTTGGGCTTGGAAAAGGTACCGTTGAGAAGAAAGGATAA
- the rpmJ gene encoding 50S ribosomal protein L36: protein MKVRASVKKICEKCKIVRRKGVVLVICVNPKHKQRQG, encoded by the coding sequence ATGAAAGTAAGAGCATCAGTTAAAAAGATTTGTGAAAAGTGCAAGATTGTCCGCCGCAAAGGAGTGGTGTTGGTGATTTGCGTCAATCCTAAACATAAACAAAGACAAGGTTAG
- the infA gene encoding translation initiation factor IF-1: MAKEQPITIEGIIKETLPNAMFRVNVEIGETAHEVLAHVSGKMRMHYIKILPGDVVTLEISPYDLSRGRITYRNK; encoded by the coding sequence ATGGCCAAAGAACAACCCATTACCATTGAGGGCATTATTAAGGAAACATTACCAAATGCGATGTTTAGAGTAAATGTTGAAATTGGTGAAACGGCTCATGAAGTGTTGGCGCACGTCAGTGGTAAAATGAGAATGCATTACATCAAAATTCTTCCAGGCGATGTTGTTACGCTGGAAATTTCGCCATACGATTTATCTCGTGGGCGGATAACATATCGGAATAAATAA